GACAGTTCTCAGCAAGAGGCCAGGGCTCCTACCTAGTTACTCCCTGGAGGTCAGAAAAGGGAATCCCGATCTGGTAAGCTCTGAGCCCCGCTTCAGCTGAAGCCTAGGCAGACAGCAGACACAGGAGTTGATGGGCCTGAAGTCCCTGGAAGGCAGAGTGGCCAGGGAAGGGCTTCTCCCTTCCCCAAAGTCTCCCTTCCCCCAGGTGTCCTCCTCTCCCACCCTGCCCTCACATGGGCTCCAGCTGCACACTGTGTGTTTGACAGTTGACACCAGCCTCTCTATGGCCAGAGCCAGACAAAAACTCCATCAccctccaaagtgaaagtgttcgttgctaagtcctgtctgactctttgcaaccccatgtactgtagcctaccaggctcctctgtccatggaattctccaggcaagaatacttgagtgggttgccatttccttctccaggggatcttcctgacctagggatcaatcctgcatctcctatattggcagacATCTTTTGCcgagagccaccagggaaacccatcacCCTCTGTGATGGCGGCTAATCTCCAGTCCTCGGATGTACTTATATTTACTCAACCAATCCCACATTGAGAAGTATTTAAGTTGCATTCTTTCCCCCCATccaccccccccctttttttttttttttgccacttcagtcctttttctttgttttaaagaatttttgtttgttttgttttggccgcAGATGCATACTGTGGGATCTTTActccccaacaagggattaaacccacacccTTGGCAACGAAGTCTTGTAGttctaactgctggactgccagggaattcccttcagTCCTTTTTTTTGCTTAGCTCATTAGAAAGGAGAACATCTGTGAAAACACAGATTTAATGGCTATTGGTAGTTTCAAATATAATttagatcatttatttatttttggctgtgctgggtcttcatttctgcatgcagactttctctagttgcaaagagCAGGGATTACTCTCTAGCAGCAGTGTGCAGGCgtctctttgtggtggcttctcttgttgcagagcacgggctccagggtgcacaggcttccatAGTTGCGGCTCTCAGCCTCTggaacatgggctcagtagttgtggcatgtgggcttagttgccccgcagcttgtggaatcttcctggaccagggatcaaacctgtgtttcctgcattggcaggcggattcctaactactgggccatcagggaagttctctAATATAATTTAAATGCATGGAATGCCATGAAGATTAGTGTATGTCCTTGAACCATCTAAGTCCATGCCCCACTCCGCTTGTGGTCCAGCTTCCTCACTTGGGAGGGCCCTGGCACTGTCCATTGGCAGGTAtacactgagcacctactgtgtgtcagggaCACAAAGCCGTCATGCTGTGCACCTCTTCCATCCAGACGCATCGCACCTCTTCCAGGGACAGTCCTCCCCAGTAAAGGGTGCCATCCCTTCCAGCCTCCTTCAGGACCTTGTCCATAACCATCCCCTCTCTTGATACTGGCCATTCCACCTCTCCTGCCATGCCAACTCAGACCCTACACCCTATAGGGGATGTTAAACAAAACAGAGCTCAGCTTTGGGGTCAACTGAGTTTAATCCCAACTTTGCATTGCCCAGTTGGTGACTGTCTGTGGCTCATGTCCCCCATCTATAAATGGGGACATTAATCATCCCCGCCTCTGGGAGTTGTCCTGTGATTCTGACAAGGTAGTGCAGCACTCAGTGCCTAGACACTTACTGCCAGTAAACCAAGGCAGCCAGGCAAGTACTGCGCCAGCCAGCCCTGGCTAGACAGAGCATTCTAGCCCACTCCTGCCAGTGAACCACACACACTGCCTCTGAGTGGTAAAGCAGGATTTGTGACCTCCTGTCAAATCAATTCTTCCCATGGTCAGATCCACCAATTAAACTGAATGGGAAGACACAGAAAGAAGGAGCTAGTGGGTACAAGATACTCCTAGCTAGTGGGTACGCCAGGCAGGAACACTGTATACCATGTCCCTGTCCTCCAGCGGTTCCCAGACCAGCCAAGACCAAACAACAGGCCATAGGGGAACAAGCAGGGCCTTAAGGTACTGAGGTTACTGGTTTTACTTCATGGGTTTGAGGGTGAGGCGGGCCCCAGAGTAGACTTTATGGAGACTTGGGACCCGAGAGAGGAGCAGAGATTTGCCACACTGGGAGTTGGAGGTCTGGATTGCCTGGCACAGGGTAAGTGCTTGGGAAGCTGGGACCTGCTAGTCTTCCCCCTGGCCTTAGTGAAAGTACTGAGAAAACCACACCTACTGTGTGAACTGGCAACTCCACTTCTAAGTATCCACCCAAGAGGAACGAGGGTCTATGTCTATTTCCCTCTAGGAATGAGGGAAATGAACGTGTAGGAAGAACCTTCATAGGGGCATTACTTACAATGGCCCCAAACTGGAAGccacccaaatgcccatcaagtGAGGAACAGGGGAGTAAATTCTTACAATGACCCATGtggtaattaaaaaaacaacaacaacactgagaAGAATGGATTTCATTGATACTATGTTGATCCAAAAGAAGGAATAACCAGGAGTACACAGGGCAAGCTCCTGCAAGATAGTCCAGGACAGGCAAAGGAGGCTGTGACTCACTCTGGTGACAGAAGTCAGAAAAGCAGTTGGAGGGGTAACCTCTAGGGACACATAGTGACTTGAGGGAAGTTTCTGGAGTGATAGAAATATTCTGTACCTTGATCTCGGCTGTGTTTACACAggcctgttgttcagttgcccagttgtgtccaactctttaaaatCCTATCAGGCTGCACACTTAAGATTTATGCACTTAATGTTTtgtgtgtgtccgactctttgcaaccccatggactgcagcacgccaggtttccctgtccttcactatgtcccggagtttgatcaaattcacaTCCGTTGAatcggtaatgccatctaaccatctcatcttttctcgtccccttctcgtcctgccttcaatctttcccagcaccagagtcttttccaatgaatcagctcttctcatcaggtggccagttttggagcatcagcttcagcaacagtccttccaatgaatattcaggattgatctccacAAAAGTTAGTAATACGTATTAATGATGAGAGCGACCAGTTACTGAGTGCTGTGTTCTAGGCACTAACGTCCTTCTCTTAGACCCTGATCCCACTGCCCTGTAAATTATTCGTCCACATGACCACCAAGCACAGGAAAAGCGATTTTGCAAAGGCCTGGAAACGTCTTCCAGAACGCAAGTCTTGTTAGGAAGGAGCCTGGGCCTGCCTCTCAGGAAAGGCCATAATCGGCCAACGCGCAGACACTGCGTCCACGGCGCAGAACACCGCCCAGCGCCGACCCGGCAAAGGTGCGGACGTGACTCCTGCCGCAAGGAGACAGCAGACCCCTCCCGCCGCGATCCCGCGGAGCGCCCAGCCTGCAAGATAGGAGACAAGCCAGCCAATCACAGCCGGCCCGGCGCGGGGGTCACTTGATTAAGGGCCTCCGTCACCTAGGCTGACCAAGCGCCTCCAATGGGCGAGCTGTCCTGCAGCAGCCAATGAACAGCAGTCTTACGTCCTGCGCCGGCGCTCCGGCTCCTCGGCCGAATTTCCGCAGTGAGCGCTCCACGCAGAATGCCGGTTGGCTTCCAGCCAGCCAATCACCGCGGCGCCTAGGGCGCTCCAGCCAATGGCCGCCCGCCTGTCCGCGGCGGACCGCGACGGTTGGCCCGGCGCTCCCGCAGCCCGCGGGAGGCGGGGGCGGATTGGCGCAGGCGGGGCCCAATGGGCCACACGCGCGAGGCGCGGGGCCTATGAGcgcgccgggggcggggcgggcccgGCAGCAGGCGGCTGCGAGGAAGAGCGGCCGgccggtggcggcggcggcggcggcggccggtgGCGGCGGCGTCGGCGGGCGGCCATGGCGGAGGCGGAGGCTGGCGGCGACGACGGCCGCTGCGTGCGGCTGAACGCCGAGCGGGCCCAGGCGCTGCTGGCCGACGTGGACACGCTGCTGTTCGACTGCGACGGCGTGCTGTGGCGCGGCGAGACGGCGGTGCCCGGCGCGCCCGAGACCCTGACGGCGCTGAGGGCCCGCGGCAAGCGCCTCGCCTTCATCACCAACAACAGCAGCAAGACCCGCGAGGCTTACGCCGAAAAGCTGAGGTGCCTGGGCTTCGGCGCCCCGGCGGGGCCCGACGCCGGTCGCGAGGTCTTCGGCACGGCCTACTGCACCGCGCTCTACCTGCGCCAGCGCCTGACTGGCCCGCCGGCCCCCAAGGCCTACGTGCTGGGCAGCGTGGCCCTGGCCGCCGAGCTGGAGGCCGTGGGCGTCTCCTGCGTGGGCGTGGGGCCCGAGCCGCTGCTGGGCGATGGCCCCGGCGCCTGGCTGGAAGCGCCCCTGGAGCCCGATGTGCGCGCCGTCGTGGTGGGCTTCGATCCGCACTTCAGCTACATGAAGCTCACCAAGGCCGTGCGCTACCTGCAACAGCCCGACTGCCTGCTTGTGGGCACCAACATGGACAACCGACTCCCCCTGGAGAACGGCCGCTTCATCGCGGGTCCGTGCGCCCCGGgtggagggaggctggagggcgGGCAGCGAGCCCCTCCCGGTCTCTGACCCCCGGCacgcctcccctccctctccgcCCCCGCAGGTACCGGCTGTCTGGTCCGAGCCGTGGAGATGGCCGCCCAGCGCCAAGCCGACATCATAGGGAAGCCCAGCCGCTTCATCTTCGATTGCGTGTCCCAGGAGTACGGCATCCACCCAGAGCGTACCGTCATGGTGGGCGACCGCCTGGACACAGACATCCTCCTGGGCGTGACCTGTGGTCTGAAGACCATCCTGACCCTCACGGGTGTCTCCAGTCTGCGAGACGTGAAAAGTAATCAGGAAAGTGACTGCATGGCTAAGAAGAAAATGGTCCCTGACTTCTATGTTGACAGCATAGCCGACCTTTTGCCTGCCCTTCAAGGTTAAAGATTTAGTGTCTTTAATctccagaataaaaaaaaaattgaaaccacTCACCCAAATTAATAGGTGGGGCTTCAGCATCGCTCAGCTAGGTGGCTTCAAGTTTGCTTACTTGGAGTTAAGCAGAGGCGCTAGTTGTTAACCTTGTAAGTAAACGTTTGGGGGGCGACTTTGTTTACAGATACTTATATTTTAAGATGCACTTTTAAGCTTGGAGGGCATTGTGGGGATCCTGGGCCTTAGGTGCCAGTGGGCCTTGCTGTTGGGTTCAGTGTATGTCCAGGATTCAGGTAACCTCAGGGCCTACTGGTGGGACTGAGGTGGGTCTAGGGGTGTCATGTATTTATTGAAAGTTTCAGGAATCAGTGGGGAGGAGGCGCTACTCATTTCCACTGTTGTGAGCAACTTGTGCAAACCAAGCCAGGGCCCCATCAGTGTGGTCCTCAGAGGAACCTGCTGCCGCCTCAGGTCCTCACCTGCAGGGTGGGAGCGAAGGAAGGGGCTGCTCTCGGGCggagcctccctgtccatagggTCTGGGGTGCTGCCCTCACCACCCCACACTTCCTTCAAAACCACTCCAATGTCACAACTGAGTGTTCGTTTTAGAGACCAGGGCTGCTACCCTCATGGAGTTGTGCATTTCTGTAAACTCAGCCCGGCTGAGCCTCGTCCTTTCCAAACGTGCATGTAAACCCAGGTGGTCTGGACTGAGCCTGTTGCTTGGCGAGCAGCCAGGAGGGCATGAATGCCATCGTTGAACTCAGGGCTGCCGTTTAGGGAGCTCAGAGCAGCATTGATAccaaaagtttttgttttttcgcTTTCTAACAATTTTGTCAGGTGGTGGATTTGAAGCGTAAGCGTATGACTAATAGCTGTGCTCTGTCTTATAGCGGAAATCCCACTGAAGACGTCTGCGTGCCCCACAGCCAGCAGTTGGGCCAAAGGCACGTGCTGGCCAAAGAATGCTTGTCACCCAAGGCTCCCTCTGGGTAGGGGAGGAAAGAGGTGTCCCCAAAACAGGAATTGAATCTTTTCCTGTCTTCCCAGACACTTGGTTGGATAGATGTCATATCCCAGTGGTCCATGAGGCCATCGGTTTTGACCCTGAGGTCCCTTGTCACTTGCCAGCTGGAGGACTGGCTGGGTCCACTGGCCAGCCAAGGGTTCTTGGCAGGGGGCCGTGGCCTTTTCTGCCTGCGCCCTGAGTTGCTGACCTTTGAGAATGGGCCACTGGCTGCACTTGTAGGGGAGTGCCTGGGAAGCTGTTCCTTTTGGCTGACTACTTCCTGGTGCCTCGCCCCACACCCAGCAGCTTCTGCTCAGAGCCCACAGTTCTCTCCTAGCCTCAAGATCACCTTCACCCACCCTCTAAGAGTTCTCAGAGCAATAAAGCATGTCCTGAGCCTTGGCTCCTTCCAGGGCTGAGCGTCTGGGGTTCAGACTCTGCCGGGGGCAACGCGAGGGCAGCAGCGCCTGTGAGGTTGGTGGTGCTGACGTTGGCTCTGTGAGGTCGGCTCAAGGTGGGTCTGGATGTTGAGCAGGCCTGTCAGGGCGTTGTCACCCACACCAGGAGCACGCAGCAGGTGCGGTAGCCGGCGATACTTCCCTCTTTGCCTGGGCAGCAGCCCAGGAGCCTGTGCATCCTGTCCCTCACCCCTGTTGCACTGTGTGAACCCAAAGGTGTATTAAACTCTCGACCACAGCTGACTCTGGTGTTCCTTGCTCTCGCCTGGACAGC
This genomic interval from Bos mutus isolate GX-2022 chromosome 25, NWIPB_WYAK_1.1, whole genome shotgun sequence contains the following:
- the PGP gene encoding glycerol-3-phosphate phosphatase, with the translated sequence MAEAEAGGDDGRCVRLNAERAQALLADVDTLLFDCDGVLWRGETAVPGAPETLTALRARGKRLAFITNNSSKTREAYAEKLRCLGFGAPAGPDAGREVFGTAYCTALYLRQRLTGPPAPKAYVLGSVALAAELEAVGVSCVGVGPEPLLGDGPGAWLEAPLEPDVRAVVVGFDPHFSYMKLTKAVRYLQQPDCLLVGTNMDNRLPLENGRFIAGTGCLVRAVEMAAQRQADIIGKPSRFIFDCVSQEYGIHPERTVMVGDRLDTDILLGVTCGLKTILTLTGVSSLRDVKSNQESDCMAKKKMVPDFYVDSIADLLPALQG